In Peptostreptococcus equinus, the DNA window AAGATTAACTTTATTGCTATTATTATTACTGCTTGTAGGCTTATCATTCTTTTGAGGTGCTGGTGCCCAGCTAACAGCTTTAGGTGGTGTATATTCTAATATATCTAAAGAGAATTCTATATCTCCTGTAGGATCCTTGTGTCCTCTTTTAAAATTAGTTATTTTAATTGGCCAATTAATTTCCGTTTCTGTGACAATATATCTTATTTCTTCTTGAGATCTGGCTATTTCATCAACTATTTTCACACATTCTAAAGGACTCGGAAATGTATAAAAATCTAAATATGATCTATCTTTATCTGATGGAAAGTGTGAACTAAGAGAAGTTCTTTTTAATGATTGACCACAGTAAACCGCTATTTCATCTCCATTGGCCAGATATTCTGTATCAACTTTATAATCACCACTTACTTCTATCTCTTGAGGTACAATAGGAAATCTAAATGATTTATTACTAGTTTTTAGCCATGCTTCCAATTCGCCACCCCCTCTTTATGCTAATAATAAAATCTCTTTAGCAAGTTCTTTAGCTAATTTTTCTGAATCAGTTTTTTCTTTTATGAGCAGTGTATCTGCTAATTTAGCAATTTTAACTATAGTAGTTTTTGAATTACTTGAAATATTTCCTTTTCTATATTCATCTGCATCATGTTTATTCAAAACCATCTCATCTTTATGTAGCAAAGCTCTGTATCCATCAAACGGTATTTTACCTCTACCTGTTCTGTGCTCACCATCTACACTACCATGTTTGATAAGGTTTATAGTTCCTTTTATTGGATTTCTTAAAAAAGTTTTGAGATTATTCCATGCTTTTTTAACGCCCTCAATTACATTATGAAAAGCTGATGCAGTTGCTGATATTCTAGCAGTAGCCCTTTGAAGTAAATATGATTTTAGAGCACTCCATGCTCTCTTTGCAAGGTTGACAGCTGAATGAAAAGGTCCTGATAATAACTTAATTACTGGCTTTATTGGTGCTGCTAAAAATGCTTTTAGAGATTTCCACAAACCTTTAATTATATTTACTGCTCCTTGTACTATTTTCTTTAGTCCGTCAAATGCCTTTTTATAATCCCCTTGGAATATTCCTACAATAAATTGAGCTACACCGGTTATAATTTGAATTATACCGGTAATTATATTAATTGCAGCCATCACATTTTGAACAATGATAGCTAAAAGGTATTTAAATGCTCCTCCCAACACAGATATTAAAAAACTTCCTATAGGAATTAAAATAGCCTTAATCGTGTCAAATAATACTTTAAGGATAATTCCAATTACTTGTATAATAGGTTGAATTTGTTTCACGAAATCCTTAAATTTATTTTTCAAGTCTTCTATAGCGTTTTTTATATTCTTAATGCCAATAGTAGAGTCTACAAACTTTAAAAAGCTATCTCTAACCTTTCCTGCAACTTCTTTAATTTTATCCCAATTTTTGTATAGCAATACTCCAGCTACAACTAGAGCCAGTATAACCGCCATAACTATCCACACGGTCGATGATAGTCCCATAAAAAATCTTATAAGTCTAGCACAAGAAATAATCGAACTACCCATCATTTTTTGAAACAATCCTAGTCCAACTAATGTTAATCCAATTGCAGTGCTAAATATTACAACTGCAGATACTACTCTTATTAATGGTGCTGGTAATTTTTGTAGTCCTTCTACTAATTTTGTTAGAGTTTTTATATTTCCTCTTGCCATTGGTTGAAGAGCGTCAGAGATATTAATAGCAGCATCTTCCCATGCGGATGATAAATTATCTATGTCGCCCGCAAGATTATCTGACATAGTTTTAGCCAGTTTACCAAGTGCTCCTGATGACTTATCAATCTCTTTAGTCATTTTATCAAAGCTACCACCCATTCCATCAAGCAGAATTTTTAAATCATTAGCATATTGCTTACCACCTATCATCTGAATATAGTTATTTCGTTCAGCCTCGGTGAGCTTATCTGTTTTAGATTTTAATTCTTTTAAAACATCCACTTTAGATCTCATTTTACCTGATGAATCTGCAATATTAATTCCAAGAGTTTTCATTGCTTTACCAGCATCACCACTCGTTGCATTTATATTCATAAAAATTCGTGATAATGAAGTTCCTGCCTCAGCACTTTTTATACCAGCATTAGAAAGTATACTAAGTAATACATTCGTTTCTGCCATAGTAATATTTGCAGTTCTCAATGATCCACCTGCTCCTATCCAAGCTTCCATTAACTGAGCCACATCTGTATTAGCCATAACTGATGATTTTGCAATTTGATCTAGAAATTTTTTAGAATCCTTCATTGGTATATTTGCAGAGTTCAAAGAGTCTGCTAATAAACTCGAAGCTTGTGCCATTTCCATATTACCTGCTATTGCTAATTCTGTTAATGGTCTAGTAAGCTTTAATACTTCATTAACCCTGAATCCTGCTTGACCAAGAAAAACCATACCATTCGCAGCATCTGTTGCAGATTTTGCAGTTTCTGCTCCTACTCTTCTAGCTTCATTTCGCAAAGAAATGAATTCTTTACTTGTTGATCCACTAACTGCTTTAACTTGGCTCATAGATTTATCAAATGCCATGCCAGTTTTTATTGCAAATCCACCCATAGCAAGCAATGGTGCATTCAAACCTAATATATTTTGCCCTAATTTTTTATGTTTTGCCATTGATTTTGCTTTATGTACGTCTCCAAACTCTAGACCTAGTTCAGCTTTAAATGCTGTTACTTCCTCATATTCTAAATCATCAACCCACAATTCTCCATGAGTTCCACACATAGTTTGATCTGTATCATAATTTTTCATATCTTATCTCCCTTCTAACAAATTGCTGTTATGTGAATGTCTTCCATAGCATCAGTAAATAATAACCTTGCTTTAATAAAAACATGACTGTCTGTCTTAGCATCTCTTATTTCCTTTTCTGTCATATTAGATGTGTCTACATTCTTCTCTACTTTTAGATATTTCTCCTGAGCTTCCACATCTATATCAACATCATTTTCATTATCTGAAGCCAAAATAACACCCTTTTTAACTAACTCTGCATTATATTGCTTAATGCTAGTTACAAGAAGCATTTTCTCGTTTATTCCATTTTGCATAGCTCCTAAAAATTTTTCATTTGCAAGTTCTTTAACTTCTCTCTTCCACATATGCATTTTGCATATAATTAGTATTTTTTTACGTTCTTGAGATTTTTCTCCTAATGTTGTAAGAGATGTAACACCTCTACCGAATCGTACCTTATCCCAATCATTATATAAAACTAGCTCACCTGCATCGACTTTGCCATCATATACAGAATTAGTTAATCTTTCTACGCTAACCACATCACTTAAATGTAAATTAGTAATTGCTCTCTCTAATGTATTACCTGCAAGTGCACTCGCTACCCTAGCTGTAAATATTGCAGGAGTGACTTCTACATCTTTTTCTGCTCCTAATGATTCTATAATTATGTTTTTAGTAGTAAAGTTAACACAGTATTCTGAATCTGCCTTAGTATTAGATAGTACTGCCTTTACTTCCATATTACGAAGATTATTTAAGTCATTAATCCATTTTGCAATATCGGTACCTTTTGCCTCAAATTCTGGTGCACAAAACCAATCAAATTTGACACGTTCAAATAACTGTAATCCATTAGCTATTAGAGAAGGATCATTTATAAAAGCAATATACACCCTATATGGCTTATTAATAGCTCCTCTAAATACTAGCTCTAGAGCTTTTGTTCCTTCATCAGATAAAGATATTGAATCTGCCTTAATTTTTTCAACCGCTTCACTATAACTTTTAAAGCTATATACTTTATCAGAATCTGCCTTTAAAAGCATTGCAACGCTTCCCCTTTGAATTAGTCGCTCTGTTTCTTCTGCTTTTGCAACAAAATCTATCTGTGTCCTTTGTAGTCCCATGATTTATACCTCACTTTCATTTATTTTCATTTCACTCATTAATTCAATCTTTTCTTTCTGATATTTTGTTCTAAATACACTTTTAAATGTAAAATACAAAAATCCTTTTTCTTCATCAATATCAGATTCAATTTCATCAATATTTAAAACTCTATTCTCAACAATAAGTGAAAGCCTAAATATCGATTTTAGCTCCGATTCAATTCTATACATATCTACAACTGAATTTTCTAATTTAGGATAATATTGAATCCTAACTCGTATGCTATTTTTCTGTACATACTTTTTCTCTGCACTTGAACCAATTGTAATTAATTCTGTAAAAAAAATAGGACGCTTAATATCTTCATCAACGTCCTTACTTGCCACTACAATACCTGTTTTCTCAATCAAGGCTTTATTAACAGCCTTTTTAATATCTAGTACTGTTATCATTATAGTCTCCTATGTATTCAATTTTTTATTAATCATATTATGCATCCACTTTTCTATATCATCATTATATGTTTCATTCATCCTATCAATACCATTTTGAACTGGATAAAAACCTTTAACTCTTCCTAAATTATGTGCCTTACCACCATCTTTTTTCTTAGGAACATATTTTATTAATCTATGTCCCTCTTCAATTAAATGAGAATGCTTAGACTTAGAATCCATTTTGACTTCATAAGATGACCCTTTTCTATATGGTTTATTATGTTTATATGATTTTTTAAGTTTTCCAGATTTTTCTAATCCTTGTTTTTCTATATCTTCGGCAATAAATTTCTCAAGTTCTGTGGCCTTATTATCTAAAAAGTTTATTGTTTCTTCTTTGAAATCTCCTTCTAATTCCTTTAATGCCTCTTCATACTCTTTTGCCCCAATAACTTGTATATCTATACTCATTAGAAACACTCCTAACCATTTTTAGTATATCTTGCCATAATTTCCAAGTACTGTTTTCGTCCAAGTTCTACTATTGACTCAATCTCATATTCAATGTCATTATATTTGATAATATTATTTTCAGTGATATCATTTCTATATCTAATAACAATTTTAATGACTTTAGTTGATTGTGTTATTCCTGCATCAAGCTTTTCAGCTCCTCGCATTTCTTTTACTTCCGCCCATAAGCTTTTGTATTCACTATCAGTTTGAATTACTTCTCCAAGTTCGTTTAACTTTAACTCTGTATTAAAATCTACTTTTCCACCTACAACATCCTTTTTATGAATGTATACCTTAGTATCCATATTTCCTATATCAATTTTCACTAATTGCCACCTCATATGTTCCATACTGTAATTGGTTAATCATAGACCTTACAATATTACTTACTTTGTCATATCTATCATTTTTGACATAAACACGGTTGTCATACCATTCTGAAATCATGGCCAACATTACTAAGTTGGCCATGTTCTCAAAATTTTTATTTTGCATTTTTATATCAAAATTATCTATTGCCCCTGATAGATATGATCTAGATGAATCAATAAAACTCTGTATTAAATCAGTTTCTTTTTCATCGTCTGTGTCAATCTTTAAGTAATTTTTTACAGTTTCTATATCCATCAAAATCGCTCCTTAAATACTCTTATAAGACTGTTGCTGGATTCTTCATTTCACAAAGTTTCATAGCTTTAGAATCTGAAATTTGGACATCATATCTCTCAACAGCTCTTAACCAAGTTGTGTATTCTTTGAAACCTGCTTCATCACTCTTAGCTATTTCTATTCCCTTAAGTTCATAAAAATCTATATACTCTTCAGGGTCTCCTATATAGAAAGTAAGATTACCTGAAACCTTAGGAGATAATTCTTCATCTGAAAAAACTTCAATGATTTTGCCTTTAAACATTTTTTTTGTAGAATCTGTTAGACAAGGTTGTAATAAGTTATGTCCATCTTTATCTTTCAGCTTATCTAAATAATTAAAAGAAGTCTGGTTAGTAACAAGCTTAGCTGTTTCGGCAATAGCTGGATCTAATCCTACATTTAGTGCATCTACTAATCCATCAATATCAGTTATAGTAGTGGATTCTAATTCTTTTAATTTTGTTATTATTGATTTATTCTCAGTCCTAACTGCAGCTTTAGTAAATTCTTTACCAATTACATCAATTATATTTACATCAGTGTCCTGTAGAAATTGCTTTGCAAGCCCTTTACTATTATTATTTTGTTTCATTTCTTACCTTCCTTTCTTAAAGGCTGCCATCATCATTTCCCAATCGTCATAATCGTCATTTGCATTATAATTAAGTGTATCTTTATTAGTAAAGAACAACTTCCATGCATCCACAACACCGTCTGCTGGGTCTATTCTTGCATATGTAGATTGTTTATCAATCTTTATTTCGCCAAATGAATTTTTTGTTATAACAGCATTTACTAATGACCATAATAGAAGTTCATCATTCTTGTCGTATTCTATTTCCTCTGCTTCAACTGATAACTGAAAATCTAATGTTGCATCATTTAAGGACCTAGCAGACTGTACTATTTCAGTTAAATCACATCCAAGAAATTCTAGATCAGATATATATGCACCTGCATTATGTGGGTCATATCCACAATCAATAATTTCTAAATCATAAGTTGATATAATTTCTTGCAAGTGTGAGGTTATAAATTTATAGTCTGTTTTAATTCCTGACCCACCAGTAGTAAGGGTTATTAATCCTTTATCTACCCACACTTGATATGGAACATCATCCGTTTTTATATGCTCTTGTAGCCTTTGTTCTGGCATAAATGAATGATGGTAGATATAAACTTTTCCATTATCTTGTGGAAATAATAGAACTATTGATGTTAAATCCCCCCCACTTGACAAGTCTATTCCCAAATAAGCAGCTCTTCCTCTCATATCTTCGAGAGTTTTATCCGTCGCACACTTTTTTAACTTATCATAATTAAGAAGTCTTGAGCCACCATTTTTAACCCACATATTTAAAACTTTAGTTTGGAAATTTACAAGCTCTTCTCCACCCTTTTCTCTTGCTGTTATGGCACTTTCCATCATAACAGCTATTTTTTTTTCATTATATGTATTATCTTCATTCCACAACAATAATGGATTAGCTTTTGCCCATGTCTTAGGGTCCCAAATATCATCATCCTTATCTGGTTGACAAATAAAAACGAACTGTGAATCCTTAGTTATAATCCCCTTTACAACATCGCAGCAAAATTCATAATGCTTATGACAAGGACCATTAATGTTAAAGCCTGCTGTTGTTATCGCTAGAACTAAAGCAGTATCTACATCTATTTGGCCATCTTGAACAAGTTTATACATCTGATTATTTTTATGTGCGTGGTATTCATCAACAATAGATAGTGTTGTTCTAAACCCATCTATTGTGCTTGTATCTTTTCCTATTGCTTTAATTACTGTACCAGTTATATGTGATTTTATAGTTCTGTTATATTCTGTAATTTTATATAATTCTAAGAGCTCTTTATCAGACTCTATAAACTTTTTAATCTCATCCCAAACTATATTGGCTTGGTCTTGTTTTGTTGCTGTACAGAAAATTCTACCTAGCTCATAACCTGAGAATGTCGCCCAACTATTTGCTTCAGAACCAGCTAATATTGACTTACCATTTTGTCTTGCAATTTGTATATATGCCTCTCTGTAACGATTATTTCCATCGCTCTTTTTTTTCCATCCATGTAGTGAACCTATAATAAAGTTTTGAAATCCTCTTGTCTTAAACTTTTTAGAACCTATGCCTTCAGCTATATTTAATTCATTGGCTATATTAATATGTTTTTCTGCTTCATCAACATCAAAATAATAGTTCCACATAGCCAATTTAGACTTTTCTAAGTCATCTAAATGCCTCTTACAAGCTAATATTTCAAGTTCGCCTTTTAAAACATCACCATTAGTCACCAATAAAGCAAATTCTGTAGTTCTATCCATCATAGATATTTAATAAATGGATTTTCTTTTTTCTCTTCCGCTTTGGGTACTACAAGCCTTAGCCTGTCGGATGTAGCAAGACCAAGCTTTGAACTACACGCCATAATTGTTTCTATAAATCCTTTTTGCATTCTAACCATTCTATTCATACTATTACTAACAAATAATTGATTTTCGTATTTCTCATCTTTATACGTCAAACCAATATTATTTATTTGAGTGCTTATATCTACATAGCTCGCATAAGCATTGCAATAGATTGCTAGAATACTTAGATCTAAATTATCGATAATTTCTAATGGTTCTGACTCTTTTATTACTCTATTAAATTCTTTTTTTGCTTCTTTTGCTAGCCAAGTAGGAGCTTTTAGACTTCTTTTCACTTTCAATTTAGACTCCGCTATTTCTCTTTTAAGCTTCTGTTCTTTTCCAACTTTACCAGTTGAAACAACTGATAATTTA includes these proteins:
- a CDS encoding LysM peptidoglycan-binding domain-containing protein gives rise to the protein MEAWLKTSNKSFRFPIVPQEIEVSGDYKVDTEYLANGDEIAVYCGQSLKRTSLSSHFPSDKDRSYLDFYTFPSPLECVKIVDEIARSQEEIRYIVTETEINWPIKITNFKRGHKDPTGDIEFSLDILEYTPPKAVSWAPAPQKNDKPTSSNNNSNKVNLITRPTPPPQKVRYHIVKKGDYLWDISFKYYRKGSLFHKIKNNSENQKRYPSLKKSSMIYSGWKLVIP
- a CDS encoding phage tail tape measure protein — encoded protein: MKNYDTDQTMCGTHGELWVDDLEYEEVTAFKAELGLEFGDVHKAKSMAKHKKLGQNILGLNAPLLAMGGFAIKTGMAFDKSMSQVKAVSGSTSKEFISLRNEARRVGAETAKSATDAANGMVFLGQAGFRVNEVLKLTRPLTELAIAGNMEMAQASSLLADSLNSANIPMKDSKKFLDQIAKSSVMANTDVAQLMEAWIGAGGSLRTANITMAETNVLLSILSNAGIKSAEAGTSLSRIFMNINATSGDAGKAMKTLGINIADSSGKMRSKVDVLKELKSKTDKLTEAERNNYIQMIGGKQYANDLKILLDGMGGSFDKMTKEIDKSSGALGKLAKTMSDNLAGDIDNLSSAWEDAAINISDALQPMARGNIKTLTKLVEGLQKLPAPLIRVVSAVVIFSTAIGLTLVGLGLFQKMMGSSIISCARLIRFFMGLSSTVWIVMAVILALVVAGVLLYKNWDKIKEVAGKVRDSFLKFVDSTIGIKNIKNAIEDLKNKFKDFVKQIQPIIQVIGIILKVLFDTIKAILIPIGSFLISVLGGAFKYLLAIIVQNVMAAINIITGIIQIITGVAQFIVGIFQGDYKKAFDGLKKIVQGAVNIIKGLWKSLKAFLAAPIKPVIKLLSGPFHSAVNLAKRAWSALKSYLLQRATARISATASAFHNVIEGVKKAWNNLKTFLRNPIKGTINLIKHGSVDGEHRTGRGKIPFDGYRALLHKDEMVLNKHDADEYRKGNISSNSKTTIVKIAKLADTLLIKEKTDSEKLAKELAKEILLLA
- a CDS encoding phage tail sheath subtilisin-like domain-containing protein, whose protein sequence is MGLQRTQIDFVAKAEETERLIQRGSVAMLLKADSDKVYSFKSYSEAVEKIKADSISLSDEGTKALELVFRGAINKPYRVYIAFINDPSLIANGLQLFERVKFDWFCAPEFEAKGTDIAKWINDLNNLRNMEVKAVLSNTKADSEYCVNFTTKNIIIESLGAEKDVEVTPAIFTARVASALAGNTLERAITNLHLSDVVSVERLTNSVYDGKVDAGELVLYNDWDKVRFGRGVTSLTTLGEKSQERKKILIICKMHMWKREVKELANEKFLGAMQNGINEKMLLVTSIKQYNAELVKKGVILASDNENDVDIDVEAQEKYLKVEKNVDTSNMTEKEIRDAKTDSHVFIKARLLFTDAMEDIHITAIC
- a CDS encoding phage tail terminator family protein: MITVLDIKKAVNKALIEKTGIVVASKDVDEDIKRPIFFTELITIGSSAEKKYVQKNSIRVRIQYYPKLENSVVDMYRIESELKSIFRLSLIVENRVLNIDEIESDIDEEKGFLYFTFKSVFRTKYQKEKIELMSEMKINESEV
- a CDS encoding HK97 gp10 family phage protein, whose product is MSIDIQVIGAKEYEEALKELEGDFKEETINFLDNKATELEKFIAEDIEKQGLEKSGKLKKSYKHNKPYRKGSSYEVKMDSKSKHSHLIEEGHRLIKYVPKKKDGGKAHNLGRVKGFYPVQNGIDRMNETYNDDIEKWMHNMINKKLNT
- a CDS encoding phage head closure protein; this translates as MKIDIGNMDTKVYIHKKDVVGGKVDFNTELKLNELGEVIQTDSEYKSLWAEVKEMRGAEKLDAGITQSTKVIKIVIRYRNDITENNIIKYNDIEYEIESIVELGRKQYLEIMARYTKNG
- a CDS encoding head-tail connector protein, whose amino-acid sequence is MDIETVKNYLKIDTDDEKETDLIQSFIDSSRSYLSGAIDNFDIKMQNKNFENMANLVMLAMISEWYDNRVYVKNDRYDKVSNIVRSMINQLQYGTYEVAISEN
- a CDS encoding phage major capsid protein, with the protein product MKQNNNSKGLAKQFLQDTDVNIIDVIGKEFTKAAVRTENKSIITKLKELESTTITDIDGLVDALNVGLDPAIAETAKLVTNQTSFNYLDKLKDKDGHNLLQPCLTDSTKKMFKGKIIEVFSDEELSPKVSGNLTFYIGDPEEYIDFYELKGIEIAKSDEAGFKEYTTWLRAVERYDVQISDSKAMKLCEMKNPATVL
- a CDS encoding terminase large subunit, with translation MDRTTEFALLVTNGDVLKGELEILACKRHLDDLEKSKLAMWNYYFDVDEAEKHINIANELNIAEGIGSKKFKTRGFQNFIIGSLHGWKKKSDGNNRYREAYIQIARQNGKSILAGSEANSWATFSGYELGRIFCTATKQDQANIVWDEIKKFIESDKELLELYKITEYNRTIKSHITGTVIKAIGKDTSTIDGFRTTLSIVDEYHAHKNNQMYKLVQDGQIDVDTALVLAITTAGFNINGPCHKHYEFCCDVVKGIITKDSQFVFICQPDKDDDIWDPKTWAKANPLLLWNEDNTYNEKKIAVMMESAITAREKGGEELVNFQTKVLNMWVKNGGSRLLNYDKLKKCATDKTLEDMRGRAAYLGIDLSSGGDLTSIVLLFPQDNGKVYIYHHSFMPEQRLQEHIKTDDVPYQVWVDKGLITLTTGGSGIKTDYKFITSHLQEIISTYDLEIIDCGYDPHNAGAYISDLEFLGCDLTEIVQSARSLNDATLDFQLSVEAEEIEYDKNDELLLWSLVNAVITKNSFGEIKIDKQSTYARIDPADGVVDAWKLFFTNKDTLNYNANDDYDDWEMMMAAFKKGR
- a CDS encoding phage terminase small subunit P27 family, which translates into the protein MTRTGRPPKLSVVSTGKVGKEQKLKREIAESKLKVKRSLKAPTWLAKEAKKEFNRVIKESEPLEIIDNLDLSILAIYCNAYASYVDISTQINNIGLTYKDEKYENQLFVSNSMNRMVRMQKGFIETIMACSSKLGLATSDRLRLVVPKAEEKKENPFIKYL